From Geomonas agri, one genomic window encodes:
- a CDS encoding vitamin B12-dependent ribonucleotide reductase — MKKTVEKGQIPGLTKNALTVLEKRYLKRDQAGKPLETASDMFRRVATAIAQADAVFDKKADISALSDKFYNMMTNFEFLPNSPTLMNAGRELGQLSACFVLPVGDSMEEIFESVKYTALIHKSGGGTGFSFSRLRPANDVVMSTTGISSGPLSFMRVFDVATETIKQGGTRRGANMAILRVDHPDIMDFIMCKNDQRQLNNFNISVGITEEFMKAVDADKDYTLFNPRDKKPAGTLNARKVFARIVKQAWENGEPGIIFLDRLNKDNPTPHIGEIESTNPCGEQPLLPYESCNLGSINLGKFVTHGKVNWDKLKETVRTSVHFLDNVIEVNNYPLPQIDEMTRSNRKIGLGVMGWADMLIMLGIPYGSEESVELGEKVMQFINEEGKTASRELAKTRGPFPNFKGSIYDVAGADPIRNATVTTIAPTGTISIIANASSGVEPLFAVSFVRQVMDKNILVEVNPLFEKVAKEQGFYSEELMQRIAEHGTVHDISAIPEDVRDVFVTAHDITPEEHITMQAAFQRHTDNAVSKTVNFPQEATIDDVEEVYRLAYQMNCKGVTIYRDGSRDEQVLSVGKKEEPKAAAPLTLEEKRSIKRERPKALKGWTYQMQTGCGPLYITINEDATGLFEVFTTMGKAGGCAASQSEAIGRMVSLAWRSGVQARQVVKQLLGISCHSPSGFGDNKVLSCADAVAKAIQSHLAITGHGEVIEAPSFERGACPECGGVVEHEGGCAVCRVCGYSECA, encoded by the coding sequence ATGAAGAAAACAGTCGAGAAGGGTCAAATCCCGGGTCTCACCAAGAACGCATTGACGGTGCTCGAGAAGCGCTATTTGAAGAGGGACCAGGCCGGGAAACCCCTTGAGACTGCCTCCGACATGTTCCGCCGCGTGGCAACCGCCATCGCGCAGGCTGACGCCGTGTTCGACAAGAAGGCGGACATCTCCGCGCTGTCGGACAAGTTCTACAACATGATGACCAACTTCGAGTTCCTCCCCAACTCCCCGACCCTGATGAACGCAGGCCGCGAACTGGGGCAGCTTTCCGCCTGCTTCGTGCTGCCGGTGGGCGACAGCATGGAGGAAATCTTCGAGTCGGTCAAGTACACCGCGCTGATCCACAAGTCCGGCGGCGGCACCGGCTTCAGCTTCTCGCGCCTGCGCCCGGCCAACGACGTGGTCATGTCCACCACCGGCATCTCCAGTGGCCCGCTCTCCTTCATGCGCGTCTTCGACGTGGCCACCGAGACCATCAAGCAGGGCGGCACCCGCCGCGGCGCGAACATGGCGATCCTGCGTGTCGACCATCCCGACATCATGGACTTCATCATGTGCAAGAACGACCAGCGCCAGCTGAACAACTTCAACATCTCGGTCGGGATCACCGAGGAGTTCATGAAGGCGGTCGACGCGGACAAGGACTACACCCTGTTCAACCCGCGCGACAAGAAGCCCGCCGGCACGCTGAACGCCCGCAAAGTCTTCGCCCGCATCGTGAAACAGGCCTGGGAGAACGGCGAGCCGGGCATCATCTTCCTGGACCGCCTGAACAAGGACAACCCGACCCCGCACATCGGCGAGATCGAGTCGACCAACCCCTGCGGCGAGCAGCCGCTTTTGCCCTACGAGTCCTGCAACCTGGGCTCCATCAACCTGGGCAAGTTCGTCACCCACGGCAAGGTGAACTGGGACAAGCTGAAAGAAACCGTGCGCACCTCCGTGCACTTCCTGGACAACGTCATCGAGGTGAACAACTACCCGCTGCCGCAGATCGACGAGATGACCCGCTCCAACAGGAAGATCGGCCTGGGCGTCATGGGCTGGGCCGACATGCTGATCATGCTCGGCATCCCCTACGGCTCCGAGGAGTCCGTGGAGCTGGGCGAGAAGGTGATGCAGTTCATCAACGAGGAAGGCAAGACTGCCTCCCGCGAACTCGCCAAGACCCGCGGCCCCTTCCCCAACTTCAAGGGGAGCATCTACGACGTGGCCGGCGCCGATCCGATCAGGAACGCGACCGTCACCACCATCGCCCCGACCGGCACCATCTCCATCATCGCCAACGCCTCCTCCGGCGTGGAGCCGCTCTTCGCGGTCAGCTTCGTGCGCCAGGTGATGGACAAGAACATCCTGGTCGAGGTGAACCCGCTCTTCGAGAAGGTCGCCAAGGAGCAGGGCTTCTACAGCGAGGAACTGATGCAGCGCATCGCCGAGCACGGCACCGTGCACGACATCAGCGCCATCCCCGAGGACGTGCGCGACGTGTTCGTCACTGCCCACGACATCACCCCGGAAGAGCACATCACCATGCAGGCCGCCTTCCAGCGTCACACCGACAACGCCGTCTCCAAGACTGTGAACTTCCCTCAGGAAGCCACCATCGACGACGTCGAGGAAGTGTACCGTCTGGCCTACCAGATGAACTGCAAGGGGGTCACCATCTACCGTGACGGCTCCCGCGACGAGCAGGTGCTCTCCGTCGGGAAGAAGGAAGAGCCCAAGGCTGCGGCACCGCTCACCCTCGAAGAGAAGCGCAGCATCAAGCGCGAGCGTCCGAAAGCACTCAAGGGGTGGACCTACCAGATGCAGACCGGCTGTGGTCCGCTGTACATCACCATCAACGAGGACGCCACCGGCCTCTTCGAAGTCTTCACCACCATGGGCAAAGCCGGCGGTTGCGCCGCCAGCCAGTCCGAGGCCATCGGCCGCATGGTGTCGCTCGCCTGGAGAAGCGGCGTGCAGGCCCGCCAGGTCGTGAAGCAGCTCTTGGGCATTTCCTGCCACAGCCCGAGCGGTTTCGGCGACAACAAGGTGCTCTCCTGCGCCGACGCCGTCGCGAAAGCGATCCAGTCGCACCTGGCCATCACCGGTCATGGTGAAGTGATCGAGGCCCCGTCTTTCGAGAGGGGCGCCTGCCCCGAGTGCGGCGGCGTCGTCGAGCACGAAGGTGGCTGCGCAGTCTGCCGCGTCTGCGGCTACTCCGAGTGCGCCTAG
- a CDS encoding sensor domain-containing diguanylate cyclase has product MTQCDCNSQKESLESQVKSLKDLIEVAKAVVSTLDLDTVLQAILTSAMRFAETPAGSVALYYDAKRELSLHAHSGLTADFVKKERWEVSAGGLTEQVLRAGEIFYIEDTEKTPFFNNPIALNEGIRSLVCVPLIFQERIVGILYLDDFAPRQFDREKLNLLSVLASFAAMAIHNATLHKQTKLLAITDSLTGLHNHRYFKQYFRQEMARAKRYHKPFSIIMMDVDDFKSYNDSYGHAAGDRLLELMGELIMQTIRGVDVAFRYGGEEFIVLLPETRLEQAILAAERLRDAVQNGTATRLVEGTNRGVTVSIGVASYPENADKMDELFNIVDSLLYLAKRCGKNKVYHQESLQIPTT; this is encoded by the coding sequence ATGACCCAGTGTGATTGCAACAGCCAAAAAGAGTCGCTTGAGTCCCAAGTCAAGTCGCTCAAGGACCTGATCGAGGTCGCCAAAGCCGTGGTGTCGACGCTGGACCTGGACACGGTGCTGCAGGCCATCCTGACTTCTGCCATGAGATTTGCGGAAACTCCGGCCGGCAGCGTCGCGCTCTACTACGACGCCAAGCGTGAACTGAGCCTGCACGCGCACTCGGGGCTGACGGCGGATTTTGTGAAGAAGGAGCGCTGGGAGGTGAGTGCCGGCGGGCTGACCGAGCAGGTGCTCCGGGCGGGGGAGATCTTCTATATAGAGGACACCGAAAAAACTCCCTTCTTCAACAACCCGATTGCGCTGAACGAGGGGATTCGTTCGCTGGTCTGCGTGCCGCTCATCTTCCAGGAGCGCATTGTCGGTATCCTCTACCTGGACGATTTCGCCCCGAGGCAGTTCGACCGCGAGAAGCTGAACCTCCTCTCCGTCCTGGCCTCCTTTGCCGCTATGGCGATCCACAACGCCACGCTGCACAAGCAGACCAAGCTTTTGGCGATCACCGATTCGCTTACCGGTCTGCACAACCACCGCTACTTCAAGCAGTACTTCCGGCAGGAGATGGCGCGCGCCAAGCGCTACCACAAGCCGTTCTCCATCATCATGATGGACGTGGACGACTTCAAGTCCTACAACGACAGTTACGGCCACGCCGCCGGCGACCGCCTCCTGGAGCTGATGGGAGAGCTGATTATGCAGACCATCCGCGGCGTGGACGTCGCCTTTCGCTACGGCGGCGAGGAGTTCATCGTGCTGCTGCCCGAGACCCGGCTGGAGCAGGCCATCCTGGCCGCCGAGCGCCTGCGCGACGCTGTGCAAAACGGTACCGCCACGAGGCTCGTCGAGGGGACCAACCGCGGCGTGACGGTGAGCATCGGGGTGGCGAGCTATCCCGAAAACGCCGACAAGATGGACGAGCTGTTCAACATCGTGGACTCCCTGCTCTACCTGGCCAAACGCTGCGGCAAGAACAAGGTCTACCACCAGGAAAGTCTCCAGATCCCAACGACATGA
- a CDS encoding right-handed parallel beta-helix repeat-containing protein, which produces MKRHLLALIFGGPLLAALLLPTSAKASAFAEATAGKTADESVEGEVGTSRFADKALVLVAAAGETMVPAATAPVVTAPAQTILLRLEAPFKPQLSYGDQVLAEDTVWRGEVLVEGAVTVASQATLTVEPGTVVRFKKSEGHNPALVVQGRIAASGTKEEPIRFTSNFATSAAGDWLGITLLGSEKKNVMENCRIDGAQTGLEALFSNLTLKGVRAERCALGMRFQDALVQMEAGGASDCDAGLVFANSEATLRGLNLIGNRVGISAQKSSIYLQDASLAMNRSALSCDNCRVKLAGGAVLDNGRGVTLLESEGSVSGMKLARNTDYGISLTGSRVRVEGNLITGNGTQGMIVFDGAAVAWGNIISGNSGHDIYNAGTEEFRAPNNFWGEIGPRIYDNGGRGKVSIVPQLKTAPNGN; this is translated from the coding sequence ATGAAAAGACATCTCCTCGCACTTATCTTCGGCGGGCCGCTTCTGGCGGCCCTTTTGCTTCCCACCTCCGCTAAAGCTTCGGCCTTCGCTGAAGCTACGGCCGGCAAGACGGCCGACGAGTCGGTTGAGGGGGAGGTGGGCACGTCTCGCTTCGCTGACAAGGCTTTGGTCCTTGTCGCGGCGGCGGGAGAGACGATGGTTCCGGCGGCTACGGCTCCGGTTGTGACGGCTCCTGCCCAGACGATACTCCTGCGGCTCGAGGCGCCCTTCAAACCGCAACTTTCCTACGGGGACCAGGTGCTGGCGGAGGACACGGTCTGGCGCGGAGAGGTGCTGGTGGAGGGGGCGGTGACGGTAGCCTCCCAGGCAACTCTCACCGTGGAACCGGGGACGGTGGTGCGCTTCAAAAAGAGTGAGGGGCACAATCCGGCCTTGGTTGTGCAGGGGCGTATCGCTGCTTCCGGTACCAAGGAGGAACCGATCCGTTTCACTTCGAACTTCGCCACTTCGGCCGCGGGGGACTGGCTGGGGATCACGCTGCTGGGCAGCGAAAAGAAGAATGTCATGGAGAACTGCCGCATCGACGGAGCCCAAACCGGGCTGGAGGCGCTCTTCTCCAACCTGACCCTGAAAGGGGTGCGCGCCGAGCGATGCGCCCTCGGGATGCGTTTCCAGGACGCCCTGGTGCAGATGGAAGCCGGCGGCGCCTCGGACTGCGATGCGGGCCTGGTCTTCGCCAACAGCGAGGCGACCCTGCGTGGTCTGAACCTGATCGGCAACCGGGTGGGGATCTCGGCGCAGAAGAGTTCCATCTACCTGCAGGACGCCAGTCTCGCCATGAATCGCTCTGCGCTGTCGTGTGACAACTGCCGGGTCAAGCTGGCCGGCGGGGCCGTGCTGGACAACGGACGCGGCGTGACCCTTTTGGAGAGCGAGGGGAGTGTCAGCGGCATGAAACTCGCGCGCAACACTGATTACGGCATCTCGCTGACCGGGTCGCGGGTCCGGGTGGAGGGGAACCTGATCACCGGCAACGGCACGCAGGGAATGATCGTTTTCGACGGCGCGGCCGTGGCGTGGGGCAATATCATCAGCGGCAACAGCGGGCACGACATCTACAACGCCGGGACCGAGGAGTTCCGCGCTCCCAACAATTTCTGGGGCGAGATCGGCCCGAGGATCTACGACAACGGCGGCCGCGGCAAGGTGAGCATCGTGCCACAGCTCAAAACAGCGCCTAACGGCAATTGA
- the rph gene encoding ribonuclease PH encodes MTRTNGRAADALREVKITRNYLKHAEGSVLIEFGDTKVICNATVEGKVPSFLKGKGTGWVTAEYCMLPRATHTRNQRESAKGKLSGRTHEIQRLIGRSLRAVVDMEKLGERSILIDCDVIQADGGTRTASITGAYVALADALQTLVKNGELAESPLREAVAAVSVGIVDGVPFLDLDYPEDSSAEVDMNFVMTSSMRFVEVQGTAEAEPFTLEQMDAMRSHAMLGLSRLFELQQEALQA; translated from the coding sequence ATGACACGCACAAACGGCCGCGCGGCCGACGCACTGAGAGAAGTAAAAATCACCCGCAACTACCTCAAACACGCCGAAGGCTCGGTACTGATCGAGTTCGGCGATACCAAGGTCATCTGCAACGCGACCGTCGAGGGGAAGGTGCCCTCGTTCCTGAAAGGGAAGGGGACCGGCTGGGTGACCGCCGAGTACTGCATGCTGCCGCGCGCCACCCACACCCGCAACCAGCGCGAGTCCGCCAAGGGGAAACTCTCGGGACGCACCCACGAGATCCAGCGCCTGATCGGCAGATCGCTGCGCGCGGTGGTGGACATGGAAAAGCTGGGTGAACGTTCCATTCTCATCGACTGCGACGTGATCCAGGCCGACGGCGGCACCCGCACCGCTTCCATCACCGGCGCCTACGTGGCGCTGGCCGACGCGCTGCAGACCCTGGTGAAGAACGGAGAACTGGCCGAGAGCCCGCTGCGCGAGGCGGTGGCCGCGGTGAGCGTTGGCATCGTCGACGGCGTCCCCTTCCTCGATCTCGACTACCCCGAGGACTCCAGCGCCGAGGTAGACATGAACTTCGTGATGACCTCGTCCATGCGCTTTGTCGAGGTGCAGGGAACCGCAGAGGCGGAGCCGTTCACCCTCGAGCAGATGGACGCCATGCGCAGCCACGCCATGCTCGGGCTGTCCCGGCTCTTCGAATTGCAGCAGGAGGCGCTTCAGGCATGA
- a CDS encoding XTP/dITP diphosphatase gives MKELLVASGNKGKLKEFAELLRGVVGTILSPADFPELPDVVEDGDTFEANAIKKALSAAQFTGKPVLADDSGLCVDYLGGRPGVFSARFAGEHASDADNNALLLKEMAGVPREERTGAFHCVIALCLPDGTCQTFDGMLAGEILEAPRGEGGFGYDPLFLVPEYGQTFSELPMEVKNSISHRGRAMQMLKEALSLQQG, from the coding sequence ATGAAAGAGCTGCTGGTCGCGTCGGGCAACAAGGGGAAGTTGAAGGAGTTCGCCGAGCTGTTGCGCGGGGTGGTGGGCACCATCCTGTCTCCTGCCGATTTCCCGGAACTGCCGGATGTCGTCGAGGACGGCGACACCTTCGAGGCCAACGCCATCAAGAAGGCGCTCTCCGCGGCGCAGTTCACCGGGAAGCCGGTACTGGCCGATGATTCCGGCCTCTGCGTCGACTACCTCGGCGGGCGTCCCGGCGTCTTCTCGGCGCGCTTTGCTGGTGAGCACGCCAGCGATGCCGACAACAATGCGCTCCTTCTGAAGGAGATGGCCGGCGTGCCGCGCGAGGAGCGCACCGGTGCTTTTCACTGCGTCATCGCGCTCTGTCTTCCGGACGGGACCTGCCAGACCTTTGATGGCATGCTCGCCGGTGAGATCCTAGAGGCACCGCGTGGCGAGGGGGGCTTCGGGTATGATCCGCTGTTCCTGGTACCCGAGTACGGGCAGACCTTCTCGGAGCTCCCGATGGAGGTGAAGAATTCCATCAGTCACCGCGGGCGCGCCATGCAGATGCTGAAGGAGGCGCTGTCCTTGCAACAGGGGTAA